One genomic region from Prionailurus bengalensis isolate Pbe53 chromosome C1, Fcat_Pben_1.1_paternal_pri, whole genome shotgun sequence encodes:
- the PROK1 gene encoding prokineticin-1 produces MKGAMRVSIMFLLVTVSDCAVITGACERDVQCGTGTCCAISLWLRGLRMCTPLGREGEECHPGSRKVPFFRKRQHHTCPCLPNLLCSRCPDGRYRCSTDLKNINF; encoded by the exons ATGAAAGGGGCCATGCGAGTCTCAATCATGTTCCTTCTGGTGACTGTGTCGGACTGTGCCGTGATCACAGGG GCCTGTGAGCGGGATGTGCAGTGTGGGACGGGCACCTGCTGCGCCATCAGCCTGTGGCTGCGTGGGCTTCGGATGTGCACCCCGCTGGGGCGGGAAGGAGAGGAGTGTCACCCGGGCAGCCGAAAG gTCCCCTTCTTCAGAAAACGCCAGCACCAcacctgcccctgcctgcccaACCTGCTGTGCTCCAGGTGCCCGGACGGCAGGTACCGCTGCTCCACGGACTTGAAAAACATCAACTTTTAG